From the genome of Halostella limicola, one region includes:
- a CDS encoding Ldh family oxidoreductase has translation MSEPEEHVRLSAESLEQFAREVFEEAGLNSEHARIVSDALVTANLRGVDSHGVVRLEPYVKNIEGGGFNADPEMTVKRPSPSAVIVDADDGLGQVATAKAMDTVVEAAAETGTAFAIVQNSNHFGTAAYYTQQAASVDCIGLAMTNVGPNVAPFGGIDPFFGTNPLGYSIPTNLSFPITLDMATSVVAKGKIHVAEEEGEMIPDDWAIDEEGQPTTAPEEVHALRPAGGPKGYGLGLLVDVCSGVLSSMGTSPEVDSLYDDYSRPQRVGHFVGAIDPSAFRDIDAFKADIDRLVEELKATRTQEGIKEVKLPGEIEAETRKERERSGIPLGPGVVGTLEDLGRQYDVMFPK, from the coding sequence ATGTCTGAGCCAGAGGAACACGTCCGCCTCTCTGCAGAGTCTCTCGAGCAATTCGCCCGAGAGGTCTTCGAAGAAGCAGGACTCAATAGCGAGCACGCACGAATCGTCAGCGACGCACTCGTCACCGCGAACCTTCGCGGAGTCGACTCACACGGAGTCGTGAGACTAGAGCCGTATGTGAAAAACATCGAAGGAGGCGGCTTCAATGCCGATCCCGAGATGACAGTGAAACGTCCTTCTCCCTCGGCCGTCATTGTGGATGCCGACGACGGCCTCGGTCAGGTTGCTACTGCGAAAGCGATGGATACCGTCGTAGAAGCTGCAGCGGAAACCGGCACCGCGTTCGCAATCGTCCAGAACAGCAACCATTTCGGCACAGCAGCCTATTACACTCAGCAGGCTGCTTCCGTGGATTGTATTGGTCTCGCGATGACTAACGTCGGGCCGAACGTCGCACCCTTCGGCGGAATAGATCCGTTCTTCGGGACGAATCCGCTAGGCTACTCTATTCCAACGAATCTCTCATTCCCAATTACCCTGGATATGGCTACCAGCGTCGTCGCAAAAGGCAAAATACATGTTGCCGAAGAAGAAGGAGAAATGATACCGGATGACTGGGCGATCGATGAAGAAGGCCAACCCACAACTGCTCCTGAAGAAGTCCACGCACTCCGCCCAGCGGGTGGTCCAAAGGGCTACGGACTCGGACTCCTCGTTGATGTCTGTTCAGGCGTTCTCTCGTCGATGGGGACAAGCCCCGAGGTTGATTCACTCTACGACGATTACTCACGGCCCCAGAGGGTCGGACACTTCGTCGGTGCGATCGATCCTAGTGCTTTCCGAGATATTGACGCATTCAAGGCTGATATCGACCGTTTAGTAGAGGAACTGAAGGCGACCCGAACACAAGAGGGCATCAAAGAGGTCAAGCTACCTGGGGAGATTGAGGCAGAAACCCGTAAAGAACGAGAACGAAGCGGGATTCCGCTCGGCCCTGGCGTGGTGGGGACGTTAGAAGACTTAGGACGCCAATACGACGTTATGTTCCCGAAGTAG
- a CDS encoding 2-hydroxyacid dehydrogenase produces MVSRPAVYVTREIPEAGLDMLEADYEVHTWEKKLPPSKERIITSLQELEADALLCLLTDNIDAEVLDASDSLEVVSTCSVGYDHIDLDAAAERGIDVGHTPGVLTETTADLAWSLMMTCARRTIEGHHYVREGRWETWQPTLLTGQDVHDTTLGIVGLGNIGTAVARRGAGFGMDVIYSSRSRKPETEAELENHGVDIEYVDRDVVFECSDFISLHVPLTKETEGLVSTVEFERMKEDAVLINTSRGEVVDTDALIQALDSGEIKRAGLDVTDPEPLPGDHPLLNLAPERVVVLPHLGSASVGTRDKMARMAAENIVAGLHGEELPNSALADAGYDIRT; encoded by the coding sequence ATGGTTTCACGCCCAGCCGTCTACGTAACTCGTGAGATCCCTGAAGCAGGCCTCGATATGCTCGAAGCAGATTACGAGGTACATACGTGGGAGAAAAAACTCCCTCCATCGAAGGAACGTATTATCACCAGCCTACAGGAACTCGAAGCAGATGCGCTCCTCTGTCTGCTCACCGATAACATCGATGCAGAGGTCCTCGACGCATCTGATTCCCTGGAAGTCGTCAGCACATGTTCTGTCGGCTACGACCACATCGATCTAGATGCTGCGGCAGAGCGGGGGATCGATGTCGGTCACACACCTGGCGTACTTACTGAAACGACGGCAGACCTCGCTTGGTCGCTCATGATGACATGTGCTCGTCGGACCATCGAAGGTCACCACTACGTCCGGGAGGGGCGGTGGGAAACATGGCAGCCAACATTGCTTACCGGTCAGGACGTTCACGATACGACGCTCGGTATCGTCGGTCTAGGCAACATCGGCACAGCTGTCGCTCGGCGGGGTGCGGGCTTCGGTATGGACGTAATCTACTCCAGCCGATCGCGCAAACCGGAGACGGAGGCTGAATTGGAAAACCACGGGGTTGACATTGAATATGTTGATCGCGATGTCGTGTTCGAGTGCTCTGACTTCATCTCGCTTCACGTCCCGCTAACGAAGGAAACCGAGGGGCTCGTCAGTACTGTGGAGTTCGAACGGATGAAGGAAGACGCCGTTCTCATCAATACGAGCCGGGGAGAGGTCGTCGATACAGATGCTCTGATCCAAGCACTCGATTCCGGCGAAATCAAACGGGCAGGTCTGGATGTCACTGATCCCGAACCCCTGCCAGGGGACCATCCTCTACTCAACCTCGCGCCGGAACGAGTTGTCGTTTTACCGCATCTTGGCAGCGCGAGTGTCGGAACCCGAGATAAGATGGCTCGTATGGCTGCAGAGAACATCGTAGCAGGGCTTCACGGGGAAGAACTTCCTAACTCGGCGCTCGCTGACGCCGGGTACGACATCCGAACGTAG
- a CDS encoding metal-dependent hydrolase, translated as MSEELTIEYEGLSAFSIESSNTSLIVDPWLEPAWIDATVDDFEHVDYVFVTHGAHDHLGSTYEIADRSGATVITEPAVADHLTSLGLSDDQVQSMVWGNRLELSELGVRALETSHISYFESQGEHVTGTALGFLFEFESRTIYYLGDTALFSDLEMFGERYDPDVALLPVGAAPGALAPLPPDEAATAADWLDITTAIPVHYVPDDGTPEVFEAELGDLDSDVNSFILEPGESLTLS; from the coding sequence ATGTCGGAAGAGTTGACCATCGAGTACGAGGGCCTCTCAGCATTCAGCATTGAAAGCAGCAATACAAGCTTGATCGTAGATCCGTGGCTCGAACCAGCTTGGATAGACGCTACCGTCGATGACTTCGAACACGTCGATTACGTCTTCGTCACTCATGGAGCACATGACCACCTCGGATCTACATACGAGATTGCAGATCGTTCAGGTGCCACCGTCATTACGGAGCCGGCTGTCGCAGACCATCTTACCAGCCTTGGTTTATCCGACGATCAGGTGCAGTCCATGGTGTGGGGTAACCGTCTTGAACTATCAGAGTTGGGTGTCCGTGCACTGGAAACGAGTCACATCTCCTACTTCGAGTCGCAGGGTGAACACGTGACAGGAACAGCACTTGGATTCCTCTTTGAATTCGAGTCCCGGACCATTTACTACCTTGGTGACACTGCCTTGTTCTCAGACTTGGAAATGTTCGGAGAGCGATATGATCCGGATGTAGCGCTTCTTCCGGTCGGTGCAGCACCAGGCGCTCTTGCCCCTCTCCCTCCAGACGAAGCAGCGACAGCTGCCGATTGGCTGGATATCACGACAGCGATCCCTGTTCATTATGTTCCAGATGATGGTACACCCGAAGTATTCGAAGCTGAACTTGGCGACCTTGACTCTGACGTTAACTCGTTCATTCTCGAACCGGGTGAATCACTGACACTCTCATAA
- a CDS encoding zinc-binding dehydrogenase, producing MANQAKAAVLREIRKPSTEPLSVEEFDIPDVGDEDILLKMDMAGVCGTDVHILHDKVPGVVTPSILGHENVGTIEELGENVETDARGEPLSVDDRIVVLPASCRECYNCVILNDESKCENRTSVGGWLDADEHPHFVGGFGEYIFLTDNYEVVKIPDDISDEAVVMGDAIRIAVHGFDIIDGIDYGADVLVQGPGPVGLAAIAMAEDSGAGQIIVTGAPDERLELAKKFGADHTISIDNVEEEDRIDQVLDLTDGRGVDTTLEATGFPPAVREGLEMTGINGQYLIMGHYGDAGTVELNPHEINRKQISVDGAWSAATKHFVQALPLLRRFPWEEAVTDYYSLDEVNEAIQAMEGMETVKAVIEP from the coding sequence ATGGCAAACCAAGCCAAGGCTGCAGTCCTGCGAGAGATACGCAAACCGTCAACCGAACCTCTCTCCGTGGAGGAGTTCGATATTCCAGATGTAGGTGATGAGGATATCCTACTGAAGATGGATATGGCAGGAGTTTGTGGAACTGATGTCCATATCCTCCACGACAAAGTTCCGGGCGTGGTAACACCATCTATACTTGGCCATGAGAACGTTGGCACGATAGAAGAACTGGGAGAGAATGTAGAGACAGACGCACGTGGCGAACCACTCTCCGTCGATGACCGTATCGTAGTACTGCCTGCATCCTGCCGAGAGTGCTACAACTGTGTTATCCTCAATGACGAGTCGAAATGCGAGAACCGAACAAGTGTCGGAGGATGGCTGGATGCCGATGAACACCCACATTTTGTCGGAGGGTTCGGTGAGTACATCTTCCTCACGGACAACTACGAGGTCGTAAAGATCCCGGATGATATCTCCGATGAAGCTGTTGTGATGGGTGATGCCATCCGAATTGCTGTTCACGGGTTCGATATTATCGATGGGATCGATTATGGCGCCGACGTGTTGGTCCAAGGTCCCGGTCCAGTCGGACTAGCAGCAATCGCGATGGCTGAGGATAGCGGCGCAGGCCAGATTATCGTCACTGGAGCACCGGATGAACGCTTGGAACTTGCAAAGAAATTCGGTGCCGACCATACTATCAGCATCGACAACGTCGAGGAGGAGGACCGAATCGACCAGGTGTTGGACCTAACTGATGGCCGGGGTGTCGATACGACGCTTGAGGCAACTGGCTTCCCACCGGCGGTCCGAGAGGGATTAGAAATGACCGGCATTAACGGCCAGTACCTCATTATGGGTCACTACGGCGACGCAGGAACCGTCGAACTCAACCCACACGAGATCAATCGGAAGCAGATCTCAGTTGATGGTGCGTGGTCTGCAGCGACGAAGCACTTCGTCCAAGCACTACCACTGCTCCGTCGCTTCCCGTGGGAGGAGGCAGTGACTGATTATTACTCACTGGATGAGGTGAACGAAGCCATCCAAGCTATGGAAGGGATGGAGACCGTCAAAGCTGTTATCGAGCCGTAA
- a CDS encoding LLM class flavin-dependent oxidoreductase, producing MPGFQEIGFQTLQESYHPNELITQAQLIEDVGFDSIWTSDHFHPWFDTDAHCGFAWMWLAAAGQVTDEVTLGTAVTPILKRYHPGIVAQAFATLQAMYPGRSRLGVGTGEAMNTIPLGYDWPEYPERRERTREGLKVLRMLWDEDGFNTYDGEFWSLEEAKLYTNPDPSPPIYMSAFGPQSAAVAGQYADALWTIGQPDQDRIDALKRGLRKGAERANRDPDDIELVLELPFALGDDHDALIEECRRWGGNAMDIFFDQGIADPRVIEKHGRMLREEVLEDTFFITTETEPIIETSLDYADEFDSLVYSNKSPEPLTAIERLGDEVLPEVKE from the coding sequence ATGCCTGGCTTCCAAGAGATCGGATTCCAGACCCTGCAGGAGTCGTATCATCCGAACGAGTTGATCACACAGGCCCAGTTGATAGAAGATGTAGGTTTTGATTCCATTTGGACCAGCGACCACTTCCATCCTTGGTTCGATACGGATGCCCACTGTGGATTTGCATGGATGTGGCTTGCAGCAGCTGGTCAAGTAACCGACGAAGTTACTCTTGGAACAGCTGTGACACCCATTCTGAAACGGTATCACCCCGGTATAGTTGCACAAGCGTTCGCTACACTACAGGCGATGTATCCGGGTCGTTCTCGACTAGGTGTTGGTACTGGAGAGGCAATGAACACGATCCCCCTTGGCTACGACTGGCCAGAGTACCCAGAGCGCCGTGAACGCACGCGGGAAGGCCTGAAGGTCCTTCGAATGCTCTGGGATGAAGATGGGTTCAATACCTATGACGGCGAATTCTGGTCGCTTGAGGAGGCGAAACTCTACACGAACCCTGACCCATCACCTCCGATTTATATGTCTGCATTCGGTCCACAATCAGCTGCTGTCGCTGGTCAATACGCTGATGCGTTGTGGACTATCGGACAACCTGATCAGGACCGCATTGATGCTCTAAAACGCGGCCTGCGGAAGGGTGCCGAACGCGCCAATCGTGACCCAGATGATATTGAACTCGTACTTGAACTTCCCTTCGCGCTCGGTGATGACCATGATGCACTGATCGAAGAATGCCGTCGATGGGGCGGAAACGCAATGGATATCTTCTTCGATCAGGGTATTGCTGATCCTCGCGTCATCGAGAAACATGGTCGTATGCTCCGCGAGGAAGTCCTTGAGGATACTTTCTTTATCACAACGGAAACGGAACCGATCATCGAAACGTCACTCGACTATGCCGACGAGTTCGATTCACTCGTTTATTCGAATAAAAGCCCCGAACCGCTCACAGCTATCGAACGGTTAGGTGATGAGGTTCTTCCAGAAGTAAAGGAGTAG
- a CDS encoding 4-carboxy-4-hydroxy-2-oxoadipate aldolase/oxaloacetate decarboxylase, whose amino-acid sequence MAISTEKPGIKVAVRTGFRVPMHKVISDIDRPPKDLVEKFKEIPTAVLSDVTSKYENTMSHSIKPVYDDARMAGTALTVKTYPGDNLMAHKAITMAEPGDILVIDANEYTEAGLWGELASTSCKTHGLKGTVLDGAVRDIEEIEELDYPVYARAVSPKGSYKSHPGSINVAVSCGGLTVEPGDIVVGDDEGVAIVKPENAEQVLAAAQEKLDAEEEMLERIKEGEYIYDINNFQERYNKHDIKEI is encoded by the coding sequence GTGGCAATTAGCACAGAAAAGCCAGGGATTAAAGTCGCTGTCCGCACAGGATTCCGTGTACCGATGCACAAGGTAATCTCAGATATAGACCGACCACCGAAAGATCTTGTTGAGAAGTTCAAAGAGATTCCCACAGCAGTGCTTTCAGATGTGACATCGAAATACGAGAATACAATGTCACACTCCATCAAGCCCGTGTATGATGATGCCAGAATGGCCGGCACTGCTCTCACCGTGAAAACATACCCAGGAGATAATTTGATGGCACATAAGGCCATCACAATGGCAGAACCTGGCGATATCTTAGTTATCGACGCAAATGAGTACACTGAGGCCGGTCTGTGGGGCGAACTCGCATCTACCTCCTGTAAAACACATGGACTCAAAGGGACCGTTCTGGATGGCGCTGTACGGGATATCGAAGAGATCGAAGAGCTCGATTATCCCGTCTACGCGCGTGCTGTGAGTCCAAAAGGGTCCTACAAGTCACATCCTGGTTCAATCAATGTGGCTGTCTCCTGTGGTGGCCTGACCGTGGAGCCTGGTGATATCGTCGTTGGAGATGATGAAGGCGTCGCCATTGTCAAACCAGAAAATGCGGAGCAAGTACTTGCCGCCGCTCAGGAGAAATTAGATGCTGAAGAAGAAATGCTAGAACGAATAAAAGAGGGAGAGTATATATATGATATAAATAACTTCCAAGAGCGGTATAACAAACACGATATCAAGGAAATCTAA
- a CDS encoding IclR family transcriptional regulator, whose product MVNAIRKSVRIIEALAEHQMTTISTLEKELEIPKSTLHRHLQTMEQEGLVVNEAGQYRLALRFLNFGEQARRQNSLLTIAEVELDDITEETGHESYLVVAEHGHAVYIYGSNQSQSVKGEIFPGKYTPLPATAAGRVLLAGMSLSTNDELLESDSSELPLQSIRNQNYALKTGDEETSRWEIAVPICNQDGHIQAAVSVSGDMADLGRETISDRLIERAQQAAHRIEIKSGYT is encoded by the coding sequence ATGGTAAACGCGATACGGAAGTCAGTGCGGATAATTGAGGCACTTGCTGAACATCAAATGACAACAATCTCTACATTAGAGAAAGAGCTTGAGATTCCCAAGAGTACTCTCCACCGTCACCTACAAACAATGGAACAGGAGGGACTTGTCGTCAATGAAGCCGGTCAGTATCGGCTAGCACTTCGATTTCTCAATTTTGGCGAGCAAGCTCGCCGACAAAATAGTCTCTTGACCATTGCAGAAGTCGAATTAGACGATATTACGGAAGAGACTGGCCATGAATCCTATCTTGTGGTTGCAGAACACGGCCACGCAGTGTACATCTATGGATCAAACCAATCCCAGTCCGTTAAGGGAGAGATCTTCCCCGGGAAGTATACTCCCTTACCAGCTACTGCTGCCGGACGCGTACTTTTGGCTGGGATGTCCTTATCTACCAATGACGAACTGTTGGAGAGTGATTCGTCTGAACTTCCCCTTCAATCAATTCGAAACCAGAACTATGCTCTAAAAACCGGAGATGAAGAGACAAGCCGTTGGGAGATTGCTGTACCAATTTGTAATCAAGATGGTCACATCCAAGCAGCAGTAAGTGTCTCTGGTGATATGGCCGACCTGGGTCGTGAAACCATCAGTGATAGACTCATCGAGCGTGCTCAACAGGCGGCACACCGAATTGAAATAAAGTCTGGATATACGTAA
- a CDS encoding dihydrolipoyl dehydrogenase gives MEEYDFLAIGTGSGLDVANAAANQGQSVAVVEKGRLGGTCLNRGCIPSKMLLYHAEVMETIERADEFKIDASVNDVEFGEIVREVNEDVHGDSDSIREGLRSSNRIDLYEGEGRFVGDRTVEVNGGTDDGAELYADTVLVAAGTRPSIPPIDGIDDVDYLTSKQALQLETPPDHLVIVGGGYIAAELGQFFGTFGSDISIIGRRPTLLPDADEEVAAEFTERYADRFDLYTGYEATAVSQTDGGITVEAEPFAAADGGAATSDAVSVSGDELLVAAGRVPNTDTLDPEAAGIGTDEFGFVETDEYLRTIAEGVWALGDIVGEYLLKHNANHEARAVVSNLFSDELTPVDYSAMPFAVFASPEVAGVGLTEQELRAEGRDYAKRTYRYEETARGSAMKAEGLVKPLIDLDGEILGCHIVGPEASNLIEEVVVAMTAGSGSVQDIRQSVHIHPALSEVVQRAFSGQFRQGGQSHEHDHDH, from the coding sequence ATGGAAGAGTACGACTTCCTCGCCATCGGAACCGGATCAGGACTTGATGTCGCGAACGCGGCGGCGAATCAGGGGCAGTCAGTAGCGGTCGTGGAGAAGGGTCGTCTGGGTGGCACCTGTCTCAACCGCGGCTGCATCCCGTCGAAGATGCTGCTGTACCACGCCGAAGTGATGGAGACTATCGAGCGCGCGGACGAGTTCAAGATTGACGCCAGCGTAAACGACGTGGAGTTCGGTGAGATCGTCCGCGAAGTCAACGAGGACGTTCACGGCGACTCGGACTCGATACGGGAGGGCCTCCGGTCGTCGAACCGCATCGACCTCTACGAGGGCGAAGGTCGGTTCGTCGGCGATCGCACCGTCGAGGTGAACGGCGGCACGGACGACGGCGCCGAACTGTACGCGGACACCGTCCTCGTCGCTGCGGGGACGCGCCCGTCGATCCCACCGATCGACGGCATCGACGACGTCGACTACCTCACCAGCAAGCAGGCGCTTCAGTTGGAAACGCCGCCGGACCACCTGGTGATCGTCGGCGGCGGCTACATCGCCGCCGAGCTGGGGCAGTTCTTCGGGACGTTCGGCAGCGATATCTCCATCATCGGGCGTCGGCCGACCCTGCTTCCGGACGCCGACGAGGAGGTCGCCGCCGAGTTCACCGAGCGGTACGCCGACCGCTTCGACCTCTACACCGGCTACGAAGCGACCGCCGTTTCCCAGACCGACGGAGGGATCACCGTCGAAGCGGAACCGTTCGCCGCGGCCGACGGCGGCGCGGCGACCAGTGACGCTGTGTCGGTCAGCGGCGACGAACTGCTGGTCGCGGCCGGGCGGGTTCCTAACACTGACACGCTCGACCCCGAGGCGGCGGGCATCGGAACGGACGAGTTCGGCTTCGTCGAGACCGACGAGTACCTCCGGACGATCGCGGAGGGAGTGTGGGCGCTGGGCGACATCGTCGGCGAGTACCTGCTGAAGCACAACGCCAATCACGAGGCACGGGCAGTCGTCAGCAACCTGTTTAGCGACGAACTGACGCCCGTCGACTACTCGGCGATGCCGTTCGCCGTCTTCGCCTCGCCGGAGGTCGCAGGCGTCGGCTTGACCGAGCAGGAACTCCGTGCCGAGGGTCGCGACTACGCGAAGCGCACCTACCGCTACGAGGAGACGGCACGCGGAAGCGCGATGAAGGCCGAGGGGCTCGTGAAGCCGCTCATCGACCTCGACGGCGAGATCCTCGGCTGTCACATCGTCGGCCCGGAGGCGTCGAACCTGATCGAGGAGGTCGTCGTCGCGATGACGGCGGGGTCAGGGTCCGTGCAGGACATCCGCCAATCGGTCCACATCCACCCCGCGCTCTCCGAGGTCGTCCAGCGCGCGTTCTCCGGGCAGTTCCGGCAAGGCGGCCAGAGCCACGAACACGACCACGATCACTGA
- a CDS encoding DsrE family protein: MAKAAIVILAGTESHTDTGRLVNGLEAAREFAENPDDELELIFDGAGTQWIPELEDEDHEYHDLYQPLSDEAAACDYCAGAFGVDDAIADAGVVTVDDNEGHPSIRSLVDDDYEIITF; this comes from the coding sequence ATGGCGAAAGCAGCTATCGTGATTCTGGCAGGCACTGAGTCGCATACCGACACCGGCCGTCTCGTGAACGGGCTCGAAGCGGCGCGGGAGTTCGCCGAGAACCCGGACGACGAACTGGAGCTCATCTTCGACGGCGCCGGGACGCAGTGGATCCCGGAACTGGAAGACGAGGACCACGAGTACCACGACCTCTACCAGCCGCTGAGCGACGAGGCGGCTGCCTGTGACTACTGCGCCGGCGCGTTCGGCGTCGACGACGCCATCGCGGACGCCGGCGTCGTCACCGTCGACGATAACGAGGGCCACCCCAGCATCCGCTCGCTCGTCGACGACGACTACGAGATCATCACGTTCTGA
- a CDS encoding cupredoxin domain-containing protein, protein MEHTRRRVLKLGAIGTVGALAGCSQANTAAPAQNETETTTQVDEDGEDNEQESGLRVTVEQEAGETFYWVLPGERRLSPHVFGTPDAPRHGNDLLESRIEQAKGLPEPLGNAVPQLLQDLPVLVAAPEQAREPIDDEIAREKFVEPTLYSDRAEVTDGEFSVTYHDNQPYDRRGPPGETADTVDLDTRFTDPAGNEYELDFDHVVQPPIPGYETGGGVITNAWHHGKTGTGSPLMPQVYTYGACWGVGNVLVDGEVVDENKVMHIMTTQTVRDQQYRIALDEEMPLAPENTIAGQVHHTHGVVLPITAGPDGPVFEPVQTAFELPNGETQPFIHAMWEQETLVEAPFADWEPQTDEAADDSGDGAADEGADFRLAGEAGGWIGQAPGSIEGSTNPTLELEAGSEYTLVWENADGIQHNFAIEDANGEDLLSSEFVQQEGATQTVTFTASEEMAEYYCQVHPNSMRGTIELA, encoded by the coding sequence ATGGAGCACACGAGACGGAGAGTTCTGAAATTGGGCGCTATCGGGACGGTCGGAGCGCTCGCGGGGTGCAGCCAGGCCAACACGGCAGCACCGGCGCAGAACGAAACCGAAACGACGACTCAAGTCGATGAGGACGGAGAGGACAACGAGCAGGAAAGCGGACTTCGCGTCACCGTCGAACAGGAAGCGGGCGAGACGTTCTACTGGGTGCTCCCGGGAGAACGGCGGTTGAGTCCACACGTGTTCGGAACGCCCGACGCCCCGCGCCACGGGAACGACCTCCTGGAATCGCGGATCGAGCAGGCCAAGGGGCTCCCCGAACCGCTCGGGAACGCGGTCCCGCAGCTGCTTCAGGACCTGCCGGTTCTGGTCGCCGCGCCCGAACAGGCTCGTGAACCGATCGACGACGAGATCGCTCGGGAGAAGTTCGTCGAACCCACGTTGTACAGCGACCGCGCGGAGGTAACGGACGGGGAGTTCTCGGTCACGTATCACGACAACCAGCCGTACGACCGCCGCGGGCCGCCCGGCGAGACGGCGGACACCGTCGACCTCGACACTCGCTTCACCGATCCCGCGGGCAACGAGTACGAACTCGACTTCGACCACGTCGTCCAGCCGCCGATCCCGGGGTACGAAACCGGCGGCGGCGTGATAACCAACGCCTGGCACCACGGGAAGACCGGGACCGGGTCACCGCTGATGCCGCAGGTGTACACCTACGGTGCCTGCTGGGGCGTGGGGAACGTCCTCGTCGACGGCGAGGTCGTCGACGAGAACAAGGTGATGCACATCATGACGACCCAGACCGTCCGCGATCAGCAGTACCGGATCGCGCTCGACGAGGAGATGCCGCTCGCGCCCGAGAACACGATCGCCGGACAGGTACATCACACTCACGGCGTGGTCCTGCCGATCACCGCGGGGCCCGACGGCCCCGTTTTCGAACCCGTCCAGACGGCGTTCGAACTCCCCAACGGGGAGACGCAGCCGTTCATCCACGCGATGTGGGAGCAAGAGACGCTCGTGGAGGCGCCCTTCGCCGATTGGGAGCCACAGACCGACGAGGCGGCTGACGACTCGGGCGACGGTGCCGCGGACGAAGGAGCGGACTTCCGACTCGCCGGCGAGGCCGGTGGCTGGATCGGTCAGGCGCCCGGATCCATCGAGGGATCGACTAACCCGACGCTCGAACTGGAGGCCGGCAGTGAGTACACGCTCGTCTGGGAGAACGCCGACGGGATCCAACATAACTTCGCGATCGAAGACGCGAACGGCGAGGACCTGCTGTCGTCCGAGTTCGTTCAGCAGGAAGGGGCGACCCAGACAGTCACGTTCACCGCCAGCGAAGAGATGGCCGAGTACTACTGTCAGGTCCATCCGAACTCGATGCGCGGAACGATCGAGCTCGCGTGA
- a CDS encoding helix-turn-helix domain-containing protein: MSLYEASIRVKHECPYREISEQYPDLTIREWPLSDCQVLEITSETTPTDELLDHISQIGTILHESEDDDGYHVVTQSCLCSLEESIIDRFEEHDCLYQSPTIYRHGWEHYTVIAFDGENIQELLGDLRSDREIELLSKTSISEKQIPHSMLAPVDQLFEDITDRQLAALQLALERGYYEQPRKTSLRELADQTAVARSTYEEHLRKAENKLLTNAGQYLRLVTATSTTDPLQVEKTPQDEQTAD; this comes from the coding sequence ATGAGTCTGTACGAGGCCTCGATTCGCGTCAAGCACGAGTGTCCGTATCGGGAGATCTCGGAGCAGTATCCGGATTTGACCATACGCGAATGGCCGCTGAGCGACTGCCAAGTGCTCGAAATCACCTCAGAGACGACACCGACTGACGAATTGCTCGACCATATCAGTCAGATTGGAACTATTCTTCACGAATCGGAGGACGACGATGGGTATCACGTCGTCACACAGTCTTGTCTCTGTTCACTCGAGGAGTCCATCATCGATCGCTTCGAGGAACACGACTGTCTGTATCAGTCGCCGACGATCTACCGTCATGGCTGGGAGCACTACACGGTAATCGCATTCGACGGTGAGAACATTCAGGAACTGCTCGGTGATCTGCGATCTGACCGAGAGATCGAACTGCTCTCGAAAACCTCGATTTCGGAGAAGCAGATCCCCCATAGTATGCTGGCCCCGGTCGACCAGTTGTTCGAGGACATCACTGACCGGCAGTTGGCAGCGCTCCAGTTAGCGCTGGAAAGAGGGTACTACGAGCAACCACGGAAGACCTCGCTGCGGGAACTGGCCGATCAGACCGCCGTCGCTCGCTCGACGTACGAAGAGCACCTCCGGAAGGCGGAGAACAAACTCCTCACAAATGCAGGACAGTACTTGCGGCTGGTCACAGCGACCTCGACGACCGATCCGCTGCAAGTAGAAAAGACGCCGCAGGACGAACAGACTGCCGACTAA